One part of the Lotus japonicus ecotype B-129 chromosome 2, LjGifu_v1.2 genome encodes these proteins:
- the LOC130740386 gene encoding serine/threonine-protein phosphatase 7 long form homolog isoform X1: MLNLFAFHRRMKGGRKRSRSSTVDDAEDRHERLHASTRRGDHRAASQAVEASAPSPSPSATPAGAPSPCPSATPPSGGPSTTAPSGTPAEPQPHPTPVSPMVELPLEETSGEQSSSEPNGEESASETASETASEASGEEEEPLILQEEIDAADVVPDVVAEGGADDDLIQRVAPFPGGPEDLSLLAHYPDHKAPWTWQALLRTDPRYVDRRTLRVATVGGKVWNLPCDGDSEAHTAVRQLLQQTGLYHLPWCGLPETDPAVVLALVERWHEETSSFHMPFGEMTITLDDVSAILHLPTGSRFYTPGRGERDEVAALCAQLLGGSVAAYLAEFEAAGGQNIRFITLKTMYTSAMDGGRYEDAARIWLVNQLGATLFASKSGGYHTTIYWIGMLEDLGRVSEYAWGAIALASLYEQLSRASRRKTAQIGGFTSLVLSWAYEYISSSVIIRTEVPGYTQDQPRAQRWSTSRIAHSGLDERRVMLDELTVDDITWTPFEDHRDVRPRDPRALYSGYIRTPYGRSVSLHLPERVMRQFGFIQDIPRHPSEIQTTGSLAETADAAYAEFEPHLRSQGIPATYPGEAVEGYMRWYSRVSHVFIIPEDRREELSAVSAIRRGVELLEQSLEVPGAYAPGTQPRILTERALDLFRRSSFVGTQGVAFSAIRGAAAAGGRARGGRARGGRPRGGGARGGRARGEGDPGEGVRGGRARGPRGRRGRGRGE; the protein is encoded by the exons atgttaaatttgtttgcttttcataggagaatgaagggcgggagGAAGAGGTCTCGATCTTCTACAGTCGATGATGCAGAGGATCGCCACGagcgcttgcatgcttctacGCGGCGCGGCGACCATCGAGCAGCTAGTCAGGCGGTTGAGGCTTCGGCCCCGTCTCCGTCTCCGTCTGCTACTCCGGCCGGGGCTCCGTCTCCGTGTCCGTCTGCTACACCTCCGTCAGGTGGTCCATCTACTACAGCTCCGTCAGGTACTCCGGCTGAGCCTCAGCCTCATCCTACTCCGGTCTCTCCGATGGTTGAGTTACCTCTTGAGGAGACATCTGGCGAGCAGTCTTCTTCGGAGCCCAATGGCGAGGAGTCTGCTTCTGAGACTGCTTCTGAGACTGCTTCTGAGGccagtggtgaggaggaggagcctcttattctccaggaggagattgatgctgctgatgtTGTGCCAGATGTGGTGGCAGAGGGCGGCGCGGATGACGACCTCATCCAGAGGGTGGCACCGTTTCCCGGGGGGCCTGAGGATCTGTCGCTTCTTGCGCATTATCCTGACCACAAGGCTCCTTGGACGTGGCAGGCACTTCTTCGCACAGACCCGCGGTACGTGGACCGTCGGACATTGAGGGTGGCCACTGTTGGGGGGAAGGTATGGAACCTCCCCTGTGATGGCGATTCAGAGGCCCACACAGCTGTGCGACAGCTGCTGCAGCAGACGGGTTTGTATCACCTGCCTTGGTGCGGGTTACCGGAGACAGACCCAGCTGTCGTACTGGCCCTTGttgagagatggcatgaggagacgagtagcttccacatgccgttcggggagatgactatcaccctggacgatGTGTCAGCTATTCTCCATCTTCCCAcagggtcgaggttctacactCCGGGCAGAGGGGAGCGAGACGAGGTTGCAGCGCTCTGCGCCCAGCtcctgggaggatctgttgctgCTTATCTGGCTGAGTTTGAGGCGGCGGGTGGCCAGAACATTCGGTTCATTACTTTGAAGACCATGTACACGTCTGCTATGGATG ggggacgctatgaggatgctgctaggatctggctggtgaaccagcttggtGCCACCCTCTTTGCCAGCAAGAGTGGTGGTTACCACACTACTATCTACTGGATCGGGATGCTTGAGGACCTCGGTCGCGTGTCGGAGTACGCGTGGGGTGCGATTGCGCTGGCTTCGTTGTACGAACAGCTGAGTCGTGCTTCCCGCAGGAAGACAGCGCAGATCGGTGGGTTCACCTCCCTCGTGCTGTCATGGGCGTATGAGTACATATCCAGCAGCGTCATTATCAGGACGGAGGTCCCCGGCTAcacacaggaccagcctagggcgcagcggtggtccacgtctcggatcgcgcattccggactcgatgagagacgggtcatgctcgatgagcttacAGTGGATGATATCACATGGACCCCTTTTGAGGACCATCGAGATGTTCGACCGCGGGATCCCAGGGCCCTCTATTCCGGCTACATCCGGACACCTTACGGCCGGTCTGTGAGCCTACATCTACCAGAGCGGgttatgcgccagtttggcttcatacaggacatccctcgacacccctctgagatccagacgacggggtcccttgctgagaccgcagatgctgcctatgctgagtTTGAGCCGCACCTCCGCTCTCAGGGGATAcctgctacatatccgggagaggcggtggagggttacatgaggtggtatagcagagtgtcacatgtgttcatcatccctgaggataggagggaggagcttagtgccgtg tctgccatacgtaggggtgtggagttgttggagcagtccCTGGAGGTGCCAGGTGCTTATGCTCCAGGGACACAGCCCCGGATCCTCACGGAGAGGGCGCTCGATCTCTTTCGACGGAGTTCCTTCGTTGGTACCCAGGGAGTTGCCTTTTCTGCTATTCGAGGAGCCGCAGCTgcgggaggcagagctcgtggaggcagagctcgtggaggcagaccccgtggaggcggagctcgtggaggcagagctcgtggagagggtgatcctggagagggtgttcgtggaggtcgagctcgtggacccagaggtcgcagggggcggggtcggggagagtga
- the LOC130740386 gene encoding serine/threonine-protein phosphatase 7 long form homolog isoform X2, with translation MKGGRKRSRSSTVDDAEDRHERLHASTRRGDHRAASQAVEASAPSPSPSATPAGAPSPCPSATPPSGGPSTTAPSGTPAEPQPHPTPVSPMVELPLEETSGEQSSSEPNGEESASETASETASEASGEEEEPLILQEEIDAADVVPDVVAEGGADDDLIQRVAPFPGGPEDLSLLAHYPDHKAPWTWQALLRTDPRYVDRRTLRVATVGGKVWNLPCDGDSEAHTAVRQLLQQTGLYHLPWCGLPETDPAVVLALVERWHEETSSFHMPFGEMTITLDDVSAILHLPTGSRFYTPGRGERDEVAALCAQLLGGSVAAYLAEFEAAGGQNIRFITLKTMYTSAMDGGRYEDAARIWLVNQLGATLFASKSGGYHTTIYWIGMLEDLGRVSEYAWGAIALASLYEQLSRASRRKTAQIGGFTSLVLSWAYEYISSSVIIRTEVPGYTQDQPRAQRWSTSRIAHSGLDERRVMLDELTVDDITWTPFEDHRDVRPRDPRALYSGYIRTPYGRSVSLHLPERVMRQFGFIQDIPRHPSEIQTTGSLAETADAAYAEFEPHLRSQGIPATYPGEAVEGYMRWYSRVSHVFIIPEDRREELSAVSAIRRGVELLEQSLEVPGAYAPGTQPRILTERALDLFRRSSFVGTQGVAFSAIRGAAAAGGRARGGRARGGRPRGGGARGGRARGEGDPGEGVRGGRARGPRGRRGRGRGE, from the exons atgaagggcgggagGAAGAGGTCTCGATCTTCTACAGTCGATGATGCAGAGGATCGCCACGagcgcttgcatgcttctacGCGGCGCGGCGACCATCGAGCAGCTAGTCAGGCGGTTGAGGCTTCGGCCCCGTCTCCGTCTCCGTCTGCTACTCCGGCCGGGGCTCCGTCTCCGTGTCCGTCTGCTACACCTCCGTCAGGTGGTCCATCTACTACAGCTCCGTCAGGTACTCCGGCTGAGCCTCAGCCTCATCCTACTCCGGTCTCTCCGATGGTTGAGTTACCTCTTGAGGAGACATCTGGCGAGCAGTCTTCTTCGGAGCCCAATGGCGAGGAGTCTGCTTCTGAGACTGCTTCTGAGACTGCTTCTGAGGccagtggtgaggaggaggagcctcttattctccaggaggagattgatgctgctgatgtTGTGCCAGATGTGGTGGCAGAGGGCGGCGCGGATGACGACCTCATCCAGAGGGTGGCACCGTTTCCCGGGGGGCCTGAGGATCTGTCGCTTCTTGCGCATTATCCTGACCACAAGGCTCCTTGGACGTGGCAGGCACTTCTTCGCACAGACCCGCGGTACGTGGACCGTCGGACATTGAGGGTGGCCACTGTTGGGGGGAAGGTATGGAACCTCCCCTGTGATGGCGATTCAGAGGCCCACACAGCTGTGCGACAGCTGCTGCAGCAGACGGGTTTGTATCACCTGCCTTGGTGCGGGTTACCGGAGACAGACCCAGCTGTCGTACTGGCCCTTGttgagagatggcatgaggagacgagtagcttccacatgccgttcggggagatgactatcaccctggacgatGTGTCAGCTATTCTCCATCTTCCCAcagggtcgaggttctacactCCGGGCAGAGGGGAGCGAGACGAGGTTGCAGCGCTCTGCGCCCAGCtcctgggaggatctgttgctgCTTATCTGGCTGAGTTTGAGGCGGCGGGTGGCCAGAACATTCGGTTCATTACTTTGAAGACCATGTACACGTCTGCTATGGATG ggggacgctatgaggatgctgctaggatctggctggtgaaccagcttggtGCCACCCTCTTTGCCAGCAAGAGTGGTGGTTACCACACTACTATCTACTGGATCGGGATGCTTGAGGACCTCGGTCGCGTGTCGGAGTACGCGTGGGGTGCGATTGCGCTGGCTTCGTTGTACGAACAGCTGAGTCGTGCTTCCCGCAGGAAGACAGCGCAGATCGGTGGGTTCACCTCCCTCGTGCTGTCATGGGCGTATGAGTACATATCCAGCAGCGTCATTATCAGGACGGAGGTCCCCGGCTAcacacaggaccagcctagggcgcagcggtggtccacgtctcggatcgcgcattccggactcgatgagagacgggtcatgctcgatgagcttacAGTGGATGATATCACATGGACCCCTTTTGAGGACCATCGAGATGTTCGACCGCGGGATCCCAGGGCCCTCTATTCCGGCTACATCCGGACACCTTACGGCCGGTCTGTGAGCCTACATCTACCAGAGCGGgttatgcgccagtttggcttcatacaggacatccctcgacacccctctgagatccagacgacggggtcccttgctgagaccgcagatgctgcctatgctgagtTTGAGCCGCACCTCCGCTCTCAGGGGATAcctgctacatatccgggagaggcggtggagggttacatgaggtggtatagcagagtgtcacatgtgttcatcatccctgaggataggagggaggagcttagtgccgtg tctgccatacgtaggggtgtggagttgttggagcagtccCTGGAGGTGCCAGGTGCTTATGCTCCAGGGACACAGCCCCGGATCCTCACGGAGAGGGCGCTCGATCTCTTTCGACGGAGTTCCTTCGTTGGTACCCAGGGAGTTGCCTTTTCTGCTATTCGAGGAGCCGCAGCTgcgggaggcagagctcgtggaggcagagctcgtggaggcagaccccgtggaggcggagctcgtggaggcagagctcgtggagagggtgatcctggagagggtgttcgtggaggtcgagctcgtggacccagaggtcgcagggggcggggtcggggagagtga